In Lemur catta isolate mLemCat1 chromosome 1, mLemCat1.pri, whole genome shotgun sequence, one DNA window encodes the following:
- the HAUS4 gene encoding HAUS augmin-like complex subunit 4 isoform X2: protein MASGDFCSPGEGMEILQQVCSKQLPPCNLSEKDLLQNPYFGKLLLSLSQHVDESGLSLTLAKEQAQAWKEVRLHKTTWLRSEILQRIIQELLVDYYVKTQDTSLTSEDKKDFVWMRARLQLEVEEQLKKKCFTLLCYHDPSSDADSETLKAAKVWKLAEVLVGEKQQCQDAKSQQKEQMVLLEKKSATYSQVLLRCLTLLQRLLQEHRLKTQSELDRINAQYLEIKCSAMILKLRMEELKILSDTYTAEKVEIHRLIRDRLEGAIRLQEQDMEKSRQVLNTYEVLGEEFDRLVKEYTQLKQATENKRWALQEFNKAYH from the exons ATGGCATCTGGAGATTTCTGCTCACCTGGAGAAGGGATGGAAATACTTCAACAAG TGTGCAGCAAACAGCTTCCTCCTTGTAACCTGAGTGAAAAGGACCTGTTACAGAACCCATACTTTGGCAAGCTGCTCCTGAGTCTCTCACAGCATGTGGACGAGAGTGGCTTAAGTCTCACCCTGGCAAAGGAGCAGGCTCAG GCATGGAAGGAAGTTCGACTACATAAGACAACGTGGTTGAGGTCTGAGATTTTACAGAGAATCATTCAAGAGCTACTTGTAGACTACTATGTGAAGACACAAGACACAAGTTTAACTTCTGAAGACAAAAAG GACTTTGTGTGGATGAGAGCGCGACTCCAGCTAGAAGTGGAAGAGCAGctgaagaagaaatgtttcaCTCTCCTGTGCTACCATGATCCCAGTTCAG ATGCTGACAGTGAAACCCTGAAGGCAGCAAAGGTGTGGAAACTGGCAGAGGTCCTGGTGGGTGAGAAGCAGCAGTGCCAGGATGCCAAGAGCCAGCAGAAGGAGCAGATGGTGCTTCTGGAGAAGAAGAGTGCCACCTACTCCCAG GTGCTTCTCCGCTGCCTCACCTTGCTGCAGAGGCTTCTTCAGGAACACCGGCTGAAGACCCAGTCTGAGCTAGACCGCATCAATGCCCAGTACCTGGAAATCAAGTGCAGTGCCATGATCCTTAAGCTGAG GATGGAGGAGCTAAAGATTTTGTCTGACACTTACACTGCCGAGAAAGTGGAAATTCATCGTCTCATTAG GGACCGTTTGGAGGGAGCTATTCGCCTACAGGAGCAGGACATGGAAAAGTCAAGACAGGTCCTGAACACCTATGAGGTCCTTGGGGAGGAGTTTGACAGGCTGGTAAAAGAGTACACCCAACTCAAGCAGGCAACTGAGAACAAGCGCTGGGCCCTCCAGGAGTTCAACAAGGCCTACCACTGA
- the HAUS4 gene encoding HAUS augmin-like complex subunit 4 isoform X1 produces the protein MASGDFCSPGEGMEILQQVCSKQLPPCNLSEKDLLQNPYFGKLLLSLSQHVDESGLSLTLAKEQAQAWKEVRLHKTTWLRSEILQRIIQELLVDYYVKTQDTSLTSEDKKFHETLEQRLLVTELTWLLGPSQEREIPPLLGLEKADLLELMPPSEDFVWMRARLQLEVEEQLKKKCFTLLCYHDPSSDADSETLKAAKVWKLAEVLVGEKQQCQDAKSQQKEQMVLLEKKSATYSQVLLRCLTLLQRLLQEHRLKTQSELDRINAQYLEIKCSAMILKLRMEELKILSDTYTAEKVEIHRLIRDRLEGAIRLQEQDMEKSRQVLNTYEVLGEEFDRLVKEYTQLKQATENKRWALQEFNKAYH, from the exons ATGGCATCTGGAGATTTCTGCTCACCTGGAGAAGGGATGGAAATACTTCAACAAG TGTGCAGCAAACAGCTTCCTCCTTGTAACCTGAGTGAAAAGGACCTGTTACAGAACCCATACTTTGGCAAGCTGCTCCTGAGTCTCTCACAGCATGTGGACGAGAGTGGCTTAAGTCTCACCCTGGCAAAGGAGCAGGCTCAG GCATGGAAGGAAGTTCGACTACATAAGACAACGTGGTTGAGGTCTGAGATTTTACAGAGAATCATTCAAGAGCTACTTGTAGACTACTATGTGAAGACACAAGACACAAGTTTAACTTCTGAAGACAAAAAG tttCATGAGACCCTTGAACAGCGGCTACTTGTGACTGAACTGACATGGCTCTTAGGTCCTAGCCAGGAGAGGGAGATACCTCCACTGCTAGGGCTGGAGAAAGCAGACCTTCTGGAACTCATGCCACCCTCAGAG GACTTTGTGTGGATGAGAGCGCGACTCCAGCTAGAAGTGGAAGAGCAGctgaagaagaaatgtttcaCTCTCCTGTGCTACCATGATCCCAGTTCAG ATGCTGACAGTGAAACCCTGAAGGCAGCAAAGGTGTGGAAACTGGCAGAGGTCCTGGTGGGTGAGAAGCAGCAGTGCCAGGATGCCAAGAGCCAGCAGAAGGAGCAGATGGTGCTTCTGGAGAAGAAGAGTGCCACCTACTCCCAG GTGCTTCTCCGCTGCCTCACCTTGCTGCAGAGGCTTCTTCAGGAACACCGGCTGAAGACCCAGTCTGAGCTAGACCGCATCAATGCCCAGTACCTGGAAATCAAGTGCAGTGCCATGATCCTTAAGCTGAG GATGGAGGAGCTAAAGATTTTGTCTGACACTTACACTGCCGAGAAAGTGGAAATTCATCGTCTCATTAG GGACCGTTTGGAGGGAGCTATTCGCCTACAGGAGCAGGACATGGAAAAGTCAAGACAGGTCCTGAACACCTATGAGGTCCTTGGGGAGGAGTTTGACAGGCTGGTAAAAGAGTACACCCAACTCAAGCAGGCAACTGAGAACAAGCGCTGGGCCCTCCAGGAGTTCAACAAGGCCTACCACTGA